TGCCTAGAAACTTGTTTGAACCTCAAGGTGCACAACAAATAACCGTTAATGCAGGAGGTAAACTCAGGCTGGAAAGAGCAGAGCTCGCTTTATCAATTTTGTTCCCTGGATCATCAACTTTCAGGTATGGAACATTACCATCCAAGATTAAATTAGGTAGATGGTCACAAGATGGGAGAGCGCATTTATCTTCTATTCATGATTTATCGCCCGCGCCTGAGTTCAAAATAAAGGTTCGTGATAGGGTAATGAGCGTTTACAAGCCCTTGAAGTTAAATGCTTCTCTTTTAAGGTCGCAAATCGCTCTCTGCACTACATGTCTTTCATTGATTGACGAGGATGAAACTTGTGGTCATAGTACGGTGCAACCTCATACAAAGTTACCTTCAAATTTTCCGATAATCGTGAAATCTGAACTTGGAAGGAAAATGGGTGAAGATAAGCATCTTCAAAAACCACTTTCCTTTGTAATCTCGAAAACTATCTTTCTTCCGAATTTAGAAGTTGGCTTAGCGGTAACAGGTTTTGAAAGGACAGCAACTGTCAGAAGACAACAGAATTATCGAACTGTTCGGATAGAGTATGACCCACCTATTGGGATTAGGTTATGTACTTCTGGGCTGTCATTTACCGTCAATATTCCCACAGAATTTTTACATGAGGTTCTGAAAAATAATCGCATGCTTAGACGAGACATTATTATACAATTACTCGCTAACAGAATTGCTGAACTGATGAGCAGAACAGGTATCCCTTCATATCATCATGAGCTATTGCTTTCCTCCCTAGTTTCTGCCATTCATTTAGACGACCTAATAGACGAAAGGACGGCTATCAGCAACTTGAGAAGTCCTCTGGCAATCCCCGACATTATCGCTGAAATTGACCGCGAACTTGTATTTTATGAAAGCAGTCGACCTGACATTGCGAAGATAACTGAGATGTTTACTGCTCTCCAAATATTTGACATCACAGAAGAAAATCTTCTGAACAAATTAAAAATTACCATCCTTCATTCTATGGCTCATGTGCTGTTATTGGCAACAGCTATAACATCGGGTTCTCAACTTGATGACCTTGATTACTTGTTACGAGAAGAAACTAACGAGGTGGTTGTGTTTGATGCGGTTAGTGGAGGAAATGGGTCCTCAGAGACTGCTTTCGAGTTTCTGTTTGAACCCGGTCAGTTTAGTGTAGAGGAATATTTAGAAAGCGAAGAGCGGCAAGAAATTTTCAAACCAAGGAATCTAGATGAAACAGCATTTGAACTTCTTTTGCCTTGCATAAATGGAGTTGCAGACAGAGCTTTCTTATTTGGCAAGGTTAACCCTCTCGAGACTGAAATAAAGCGAAAACTTACCGATTTAAAAAACAAGGCATCTACGCATGCTGCTCCTATAGCACGTATCAAAAGTTATGGTAGCAAATCCATATTTCCTTTAGGAATAGGTTATCATGGAGTTGATTATTCTCAACTTTCAATGGATGCCGACCGATTCAAGGAAACGGCAAACATATGCTTACATGGCTGCCCTGAATGCATTTCTATAGGTAGGAAATGCCATGTTGGATCCTTCTTTGAGAAATATAACATCAGCAAAATAGCTTTAGATGAGCTCCTTAATTACTTGTTGAAAGAAGCCATCGTAGAGGCCTTCTCTGAAAGTGAAATAAGGCGAGTTTTAAAGAGCCAGAGTTTCGCAATAATCAAATTGTCATGCAATGACGAAAAAAGTTGTGAAGAAGCCGCCAAAGAGTTAAATTCAAAGATTTTGGCTCTTTCTGGTCAAGATTTAAATGGTGGTCATATAAAATTTGCAGGCCATTGGGTGGACGTCGACATTTCGTCAGGAGCGGTTGTATACTATTA
This genomic stretch from Candidatus Bathyarchaeota archaeon harbors:
- a CDS encoding DUF1998 domain-containing protein — encoded protein: MSEIEKLRKMLIELRKKARQDLNVPDELHTELVNTSTALERALEKLAESKHLDASKTKMLFKNAERLSLMLEDIKKGRSAYPSYVDDFVPSIAQGPYTMPRNLFEPQGAQQITVNAGGKLRLERAELALSILFPGSSTFRYGTLPSKIKLGRWSQDGRAHLSSIHDLSPAPEFKIKVRDRVMSVYKPLKLNASLLRSQIALCTTCLSLIDEDETCGHSTVQPHTKLPSNFPIIVKSELGRKMGEDKHLQKPLSFVISKTIFLPNLEVGLAVTGFERTATVRRQQNYRTVRIEYDPPIGIRLCTSGLSFTVNIPTEFLHEVLKNNRMLRRDIIIQLLANRIAELMSRTGIPSYHHELLLSSLVSAIHLDDLIDERTAISNLRSPLAIPDIIAEIDRELVFYESSRPDIAKITEMFTALQIFDITEENLLNKLKITILHSMAHVLLLATAITSGSQLDDLDYLLREETNEVVVFDAVSGGNGSSETAFEFLFEPGQFSVEEYLESEERQEIFKPRNLDETAFELLLPCINGVADRAFLFGKVNPLETEIKRKLTDLKNKASTHAAPIARIKSYGSKSIFPLGIGYHGVDYSQLSMDADRFKETANICLHGCPECISIGRKCHVGSFFEKYNISKIALDELLNYLLKEAIVEAFSESEIRRVLKSQSFAIIKLSCNDEKSCEEAAKELNSKILALSGQDLNGGHIKFAGHWVDVDISSGAVVYYYMLKVI